The genomic segment TTACCCGAATTATAATATCGGTCGAGAACCTCCTCTAATCGATGGAGTTTAAGAAGCTCTTCATGACTCAGCGTACGTGTCTGCAGAATGGTATAGGGAGGATCTGGGGAAAAAACCAGTCCATATTCCTGACTTTTCTCACGCAAACCTGACCCTTTCAAAACCTTAAGAAATCCGAGTTGCAGCATATCGGGTTGAACCTCATAGACATCATTAAAGGACAATCGAAAATGTTCCCAATCTTCTTCTGGTAAGCCTGCTATGAGGTCTAAATGCAGGGGTATCGTTCCTAAGCGTTGTATTTCTCGTATGTAACCTGACCAGTGATCAAAATGCTGGGTGCGTTCAATAATTTGCAGCGTTGGACGATAGGTTGATTGAACACCTACTTCGAATTGCACCAGCCCCGCAGGATATTCCTTAAGATAATTGCCCCATTCTTCATCTAAAAGTTCCCCTGCAATTTCGCAGTGAACTCGAATTCCTTCATCGGGCGGATAATTTTCAGCTTCTTCTCTCACAATGTTGAGAATTTGAAAAGCATGTTTTTTATTAACATTAAAGGTCCGATCGACAAATTTGATCGTTCGTGCGCCATAGTTAAGCAATCGCTTTAAAATCATTCGAAACGTCTCAGGGTCTATGTAACGAACTCCAGGTATAGTCGAAGAAAGACAATACTGGCAATTAAAAGGACACCCTCGTGTCGTTTCAACATAAACTAGACGTCCTTTAAAATCCTCTTCTTCTTGATAAGGAATCGTGTTTTCCGATAAAGGCAACAATGGGCGAGGGGGATTAACTCTAATCTTTATGCCTTCTGAAGTCCGTTTACGCCAAGCTAAACCCAGAACCTGTTCCAGATTCAGCTTATCACGCCACGTTCGAAGCAGCTCTATAAAAGTGACTTCTCCCTCTCCGTAAACAACCCCGTCCACCTCTGGATTTTCCTTCAGAAACTCACCTGCATCATACGAAACCTCTGGGCCTCCTAAGATAAAACAAGTGTCTGGACAAACAGGACGTAATCGTCGAATGACCGCTAAGGTCTCCGTAAGATTCCAAATATAACAGGAAAAGCCAACGACTTCTGCCTTGGCTTCATATATTTCTCCCGCAATTTTCTCGACACGTTCGTTAATCGTAAACTCACGGATTTCCGTTTCCGGGAACTCAGGACAAACGGTATCACGCAGGTAGCGTAGGGCTAGATTGGTATGCACGTATTTTGAGTTGAGACAGGCTAAAAGGATACGCAAAGAATCGACTCCTCTCCATATTCAGTATAGCCTGAACTCGGGCACATTGCAATTCTTATGCCAACTAACGTTTGAACCCTCCAGGGAAAAGAATCGGTGCTACCTTGGAACTCAAAATTCCGAAGGTATACCCCTCTTGCTTAAGATATTGGATGATTTGCGGTAAAGCCTCAACCGTAGTTATTTTACCTTGTGCATCATGCATGAGCATAATCACTCGATCTTTCCCTGGTACTTGTCTTTTTACATTCTGAACCAATTTATCTACCGGAACCAGAGGGGCAACAGCGTCGTCAATACTTACATTCCAGTCATAAACAAGATAGCCAGCAGCATCTACAGTGTTGTAGTAGCTTACCGAAAAGTGTCCTTGTGTACCACCGGGAGTCCGAATAATAGGAGGGCGGATTCCGACTAAATTATTAATCAAAGCTTCGTTCTTTTTAATGTTAACTAGGTATGATTGTGGGCTATTATAGATCTCTTCATACTTATGAGAATAGGTATGATTTCCAATCGCGTTTCCTTCTGCGAATTCCTGTTTTAAATAATCCGGATATTTCTGGATTTGCGTTCCGATTACAAAAAAAGTAGCATGAACCCCTTCGTCCTTAAGAATTTTCAAGATTTGGGGAGTATTGGGGGATGGGCCATCATCAAAAGTTAGATAAACAACCTTCGCCGGTTCGGTACTAAAGATCCGCGTACGCATAGCAAGGCCAGGTGCCATCGGCGGACTTCCTGCTAATTCGTAAAACGGTCGAAGCGGAGTTTGGGGAGGATCAGGCTGAGGCGGTGCCATGAAAATGGGTACATCTGAAACAAGTTCCTGCTGAGAGAGTGACTCTGTCGTATCTGAGTCACTCTGATTTTCTGATGGGGAATTTCCGTTCTCTTCTGTCCCCCCACTTTTCGATGATTGCCCAGCTAAATCGTTTTGACTGACTTGGGTTGTCTCCATCGATCCTTCTGAATGATAGGCTTGGGAAGAAGCAGAGGCTGTTCTACTGCATCCTGAAAGGCCAAAGGAAAAAACGATCATTAACAAAAACAAATAACGTATCACGAGATTTAACTCTCTTGGCTTACTTATGATTAACATTCTGTCTGCCCTTCTTTAGCTAATATCCTATTAAAATATTTCATTTATTCCTGTTTTACTCACTCGCTCGCTTGAGAACATATCTTTCGATGGCTTTGGCCACTCCGTCTTCTTGATTCGTTGATGTCACAACATTAGCCACCTCTTTCACCTCTTGACGCGCATTTCCCATGGCCACACCCATACCCGCATATTGAATCATTTCTAGGTCATTCAAGCTGTCACCTACAGCCAGAACCTCCTCTTGTTTAACCCCCAGGCGCTTCGCTAAGGAGGATAAAGCGACCCCCTTACTGACTTCAGAATGAATAAGTTCTAAAAAATTAGGTTTTGATTTAGTGGTTCGTATTTTTCCCTCATACTGGAGATTAAATTTGTCATCCCAACCTTTTAATATCTCAGGTTCTCCAAAAAGAAGAATTTTCTCAACGCCCTCTTTTTCAAGGGCCAAACGTTCCTGTAGATTCGTTTCTATAATAGGAACCCGAGTTGCGCGTTCATAGCTCCTGGACCACTCATTCATTTCTTCGACAAAAACCTGGTCTTTAAGATAAACCTGAAAATGAACCTCTTTTAGTAAAAGCCAATTGATAATATTCTGAGCCGTTTCAATCGGTATCACTTTTCGATAAAGTACTTTTTCACTTAGCGCTTCCTGAACCATTGCGCCATTATACGTAATCACAGGCACATCTAGCTCTAATTGTTGAGCATATGGGCGTACCGAAGCAGGCATTCTTCCTGTAGCAATCGTAACATAAACGCCTTTCCCCTGAGCCTGCCGAATCGCCTGAACTGTCCGTTCAGAAATCGTCCAATCTTCCCTAAGTAGGGTATCATCCATATCCATCGCTATTAAGCGAATATTTTCGTTCAATGGCAAACTACCATCTCCTTATATTTCTTATAATTCGACAGATCTAGAACTTTTCCTTTAAGTTTTAACAATCATAGAAGGCATGTGAATCGCTCACATGCCTTCTATGATTTAGTTTAAATAACGTTTTAAAAACTGCCCTGTATAAGACGATTCCTCTGCTACTACTTCTTCTGGAGTCCCCGCAATTAAAACTTCGCCCCCGCGATTTCCACCTTCTGGTCCGAGGTCAATCAAATAATCGGCCGTTTTAATCACATCAAGATTGTGTTCGATCACGAGTACCGTATCACCGGCGTCAACCAAACGATGAAGAACCTGAAGCAACGTATCGACATCGGCCATGTGTAGACCTGTCGTCGGTTCATCCAAAATATAAATCGTTTTCCCCGTACTGCGTCGGCTAAGTTCGGTTGCCAGCTTAATTCGCTGCGCCTCTCCACCCGAGAGGGTTGTTGCCGGCTGTCCGAGGCGAATGTAACCGAGACCCACGTCCTTTATGGTTTGCAACTTACGCGCGATTCGAGGGAGTGCTTGGAAGAATTCCACCGCTTCCTCTACCGTCATATCGAGAACTTCGGAAATACTTTTCCCCTTATAACGAACCTCAAGCGTTTCTCGATTATAACGCTTTCCATGACATACCTCACAGGGAACGTAGACATCGGGTAAAAAGTGCATTTCAATTTTAATAATCCCATCCCCGCGGCAAGCTTCACAGCGACCGCCTTTAACATTAAAGCTAAACCTTCCGCGAGCATAACCGCGCATCTTCGCCTCTGGGGTCTGGGAGAAAAGCTCGCGAATAAAGTCAAACACCCCTGTATAGGTCGCTGGATTTGAGCGTGGCGTCCGCCCAATGGGCGACTGATCAATATCAATGACTTTATCTAGGTACTCCAACCCTTCGATACTTTTATAAGCACCCGGTCTGAGTCTAGCCCTGTTGAGTTGCGAAGCCAAGGTTTTGTAGAGAATCTCATTAACTAGAGTACTTTTACCCGAACCTGAAACTCCGGTCACGCAAGTAAATAACCCTATCGGAATTTTGACCGTGATATTTTTCAAATTGTTTTCTTTAGCCCCTTTGACGACCAGCCATTTGCCGTTGGGCTTACGACGCTCCGTCGGAACCTGAATCTTTTTGTGACCGCTTAAATATTGACCGGTAAGAGAGTCCGGGTTCGCCTTAATCTCTTCTATCGTACCCTGAGCGACAACTTTCCCTCCGTGAGCCCCGGCACCCGGTCCAATATCAATAATATGATCTGCTGTTCGCATCGTATCCTCGTCATGCTCAACGACGATTAGAGTATTCCCCAAATCACGCAAATGCTCTAACGCCAAAAGCAACCGTTCATTGTCCCGCTGATGAAGCCCAATACTGGGTTCATCCAGAACATAGAGAACCCCCATCAAACTCGCCCCGATTTGCGTTGCCAAACGAATCCGCTGAGCTTCGCCACCCGATAGGGTCCCTGCCGCTCGACCGAGCGTAAGATAATCTAACCCCACATTAACTAAGAAGCCTAAGCGCTCGCGAATCTCCTTCAAAACTTGCTGGGCAATGATCTTTTCTTTTTCACTGAGTTCCAGATGGCGACTAAACTCTAAAGCTTCCGTAATCGGCATTCGGGTCACATCATCAATTGAGGCTTCTCCCACAGTGATCGCTAAAACTTCAGGCTTAAGACGTTTCCCATGACAAACCGGACAGGGGCGTTCACTCATATAACCTTCCATTTCTGTCCTGACATAGTCGGAAGACGACTCTTTATAGCGACGTTCAAAATAAGGAATGAGTCCTTCAAAGGGGGCATTAAAGATCTTGGGTTGATCAAAAATATTGTGATATCGGAATTGAATCGGTTGATCCGTCCCGTGCAAAAGTTCCTGCCATTGCTCGTCGTTTAACTGATCAATGGGAGTATCCATCGTAAAGCCAAGCGCTTTGGAAACGGCTTGGAGCATTTGCGGATAATAGTTGGATTGAGACTTTGCCCAAGGAGCAACCGCACCTTCATTTAAAGAAAGCTTTCGGTCCGGGAGGATCAAGTCGACATCAACTTCAAGGTTCGCCCCTAAACCGGTACAGGCTGGGCAAGCTCCATAGGGACTATTAAAAGAGAAAAGCCGTGGTGATATTTCCTCAATCGCAATCCCACACTCTGGGCACGCAAAATTCTCGCTAAAGAGAATCTCTTCCCCATCAATAATATGGACAATTACATTTCCTTCACCTAGTTTCAAAGCGGTTTCTAAAGAATCGGCTAAACGCATTTCACTATCCGGTTTGATTACAATTCGATCGATGACGACCTCAATCGAGTGCTTCTTGTTCTTCTCCAGTT from the Desulfitobacterium metallireducens DSM 15288 genome contains:
- a CDS encoding B12-binding domain-containing radical SAM protein; this encodes MRILLACLNSKYVHTNLALRYLRDTVCPEFPETEIREFTINERVEKIAGEIYEAKAEVVGFSCYIWNLTETLAVIRRLRPVCPDTCFILGGPEVSYDAGEFLKENPEVDGVVYGEGEVTFIELLRTWRDKLNLEQVLGLAWRKRTSEGIKIRVNPPRPLLPLSENTIPYQEEEDFKGRLVYVETTRGCPFNCQYCLSSTIPGVRYIDPETFRMILKRLLNYGARTIKFVDRTFNVNKKHAFQILNIVREEAENYPPDEGIRVHCEIAGELLDEEWGNYLKEYPAGLVQFEVGVQSTYRPTLQIIERTQHFDHWSGYIREIQRLGTIPLHLDLIAGLPEEDWEHFRLSFNDVYEVQPDMLQLGFLKVLKGSGLREKSQEYGLVFSPDPPYTILQTRTLSHEELLKLHRLEEVLDRYYNSGKFREILREAVLLFPTPFDFYHEMAEYWHDQGWFRQSWSGKALFNKLWEFLEASLIKAEEGVYSLKEKLRERLRYDYFYWERPASVPEFLQIPEGERIEDYLSYKAQIQGDERWETQIPPKKQMDRRQWARATAVEYFSKEKWVLFFYQKGLTEVYTMTSLEHDS
- a CDS encoding polysaccharide deacetylase family protein; this encodes MLIISKPRELNLVIRYLFLLMIVFSFGLSGCSRTASASSQAYHSEGSMETTQVSQNDLAGQSSKSGGTEENGNSPSENQSDSDTTESLSQQELVSDVPIFMAPPQPDPPQTPLRPFYELAGSPPMAPGLAMRTRIFSTEPAKVVYLTFDDGPSPNTPQILKILKDEGVHATFFVIGTQIQKYPDYLKQEFAEGNAIGNHTYSHKYEEIYNSPQSYLVNIKKNEALINNLVGIRPPIIRTPGGTQGHFSVSYYNTVDAAGYLVYDWNVSIDDAVAPLVPVDKLVQNVKRQVPGKDRVIMLMHDAQGKITTVEALPQIIQYLKQEGYTFGILSSKVAPILFPGGFKR
- a CDS encoding Cof-type HAD-IIB family hydrolase, with amino-acid sequence MPLNENIRLIAMDMDDTLLREDWTISERTVQAIRQAQGKGVYVTIATGRMPASVRPYAQQLELDVPVITYNGAMVQEALSEKVLYRKVIPIETAQNIINWLLLKEVHFQVYLKDQVFVEEMNEWSRSYERATRVPIIETNLQERLALEKEGVEKILLFGEPEILKGWDDKFNLQYEGKIRTTKSKPNFLELIHSEVSKGVALSSLAKRLGVKQEEVLAVGDSLNDLEMIQYAGMGVAMGNARQEVKEVANVVTSTNQEDGVAKAIERYVLKRASE
- the uvrA gene encoding excinuclease ABC subunit UvrA — encoded protein: MTQDFIKVRGARANNLKNISVDIPRDKLVVVTGLSGSGKSSLAFDTIYAEGQRRYVESLSAYARQFLGQVDKPDVDYIEGLSPAISIDQKTTSRNPRSTVGTVTEVYDYLRLLFARVGHPHCPRCGREISQQTVQQMVDQIMTFPVRTKLQILAPLMKGKKGEHIKVFEEARKSGYVRVRVDGETHDLSEELKLEKNKKHSIEVVIDRIVIKPDSEMRLADSLETALKLGEGNVIVHIIDGEEILFSENFACPECGIAIEEISPRLFSFNSPYGACPACTGLGANLEVDVDLILPDRKLSLNEGAVAPWAKSQSNYYPQMLQAVSKALGFTMDTPIDQLNDEQWQELLHGTDQPIQFRYHNIFDQPKIFNAPFEGLIPYFERRYKESSSDYVRTEMEGYMSERPCPVCHGKRLKPEVLAITVGEASIDDVTRMPITEALEFSRHLELSEKEKIIAQQVLKEIRERLGFLVNVGLDYLTLGRAAGTLSGGEAQRIRLATQIGASLMGVLYVLDEPSIGLHQRDNERLLLALEHLRDLGNTLIVVEHDEDTMRTADHIIDIGPGAGAHGGKVVAQGTIEEIKANPDSLTGQYLSGHKKIQVPTERRKPNGKWLVVKGAKENNLKNITVKIPIGLFTCVTGVSGSGKSTLVNEILYKTLASQLNRARLRPGAYKSIEGLEYLDKVIDIDQSPIGRTPRSNPATYTGVFDFIRELFSQTPEAKMRGYARGRFSFNVKGGRCEACRGDGIIKIEMHFLPDVYVPCEVCHGKRYNRETLEVRYKGKSISEVLDMTVEEAVEFFQALPRIARKLQTIKDVGLGYIRLGQPATTLSGGEAQRIKLATELSRRSTGKTIYILDEPTTGLHMADVDTLLQVLHRLVDAGDTVLVIEHNLDVIKTADYLIDLGPEGGNRGGEVLIAGTPEEVVAEESSYTGQFLKRYLN